ATGCGGCGATCTCAGCGGTGAGCGTGCCGGTGCCGCAGCCGAGATCGAGGATGCGCTCGCCGGGCTTGGCCTCCAGCAGGGGCAAGAGATCGCGGCCATAGTTGGCGACGAAGGAGAAGGAGCGGTCGTATGCGCTTGCGGCCCAGGGTTTGGCGGGGGTGGGCATTTGTATCGTCACCCTCTCCTCTCGGGCTGCGCTCGAGTTCGCTTCGGCAGACTCAACACAGGATCTCTCCCATCGAGGGAAAAGAGTGCTCGGACTCTCGCTACCGGAACATGTCATGCGTGGGATCGCGGACGAGGGAGCGGGAGGTGCCGTTTCCTTTGGGGTAATCGTAGCCGCGGACGATGGCGGCCGGGATGCGGTTGAGCTTGCCCATGATGGGCTCGGTGGCGGAGGCGAGCTCATCGGCCACGGCCAGGATGCTGGCGCGCATGAGATAGCCGGTGGGGTCCTTCTGCCCCCGATAATCAATCAGGGGGAGGATGCCGGCGACGCCGATGGCGACGTTGGTGCAGCCCTCGCGCCAGGGGCGGCCGAAGGTGTCCGAGATGATGACGGCGACTTCGGCATCGGCGAGCCGCTTCACGGCGCGCTTGATGGCGAGGGCGGACTTGTCCGAGTCCTCCGGGAGGAGGGCGGCGTAGCCGGAGGTCTCCAGATTGGAGGTGTCTATGCCGCCGTTGGCGCAGATGAAGCCGTGCTTGGTCTCCGTGATGAGGATGCCCATGTCCATGCGGACGATGCGCTTGCTCTCCCGGAGGATGAGCTCCATCTGGCGGGGGTCTTTCTGGTAGGTGGCGGCGATGGATTTGGCGAAGCCGGAGGGTTCGATATCCTCCAGCTTGACGAGGCGGCCCTCGGCCTTGGAGACGACCTTTTGGGTGATGACGAGGATATCGCCGCTCTGGGGGGGCGTCTTCTGGCGCTTGGCGGCATCCACGAGCATCTTGGCGAGCGGATCGCCGGGGCGGATCTCGGGGAGGCCTTCGATGCCGATGATGCGGATCTCAGGAGGCATAGGAATGGGGAGTCCTCAGAGGTATATCCACAGATTACACAGATTATCGGATAGATTTATGCTCGGATGACACAGATAGAGACGTGCGAGCGGAGGTTAGACGCCGACGATCTTGATGCTGGAGTGGGCCTTGTAGATCTTGTTGATGTTGAGCAGCAGGGCGGTGATGTCCTCGATGTAGCGGGCGGTCTCCAGGCCACCGGCATCCACGGCGCGGACGCCCTTGATCTTGTGGGCCAGGGCCATGACGGTTTTCTTCGCCTCCGGGTGATCGCCGCAGACGACAACGTCCGACCCCATATCGTGATCCACCTTGGCCAGGTCATGGGCGCTGAGGTTGTGGAAGGCGCCGACGACTTTGGCGTTGGGAAGGAGCTTCTGCGCCTGCTGGGTGGCGGAGCCCTCCTCCAGGATGAGGGCACGGATCTTCCCCTTTTCGAACTGGAGCGGAACGACGGTGTCCACGACGATCTTCTCGCCGATGGCCTCGCGCAGCTGCTCCAAGGTGTCCTTCTGGCCGGAGAAGGGGACGGTGATCATGACGATATCGGCGGCGCGGGCGGCGGCATCGTTCTCCATGCCCTGGGCCTTGGCGTGGGGGACG
This DNA window, taken from Chloroflexota bacterium, encodes the following:
- the cofE gene encoding coenzyme F420-0:L-glutamate ligase, coding for MPPEIRIIGIEGLPEIRPGDPLAKMLVDAAKRQKTPPQSGDILVITQKVVSKAEGRLVKLEDIEPSGFAKSIAATYQKDPRQMELILRESKRIVRMDMGILITETKHGFICANGGIDTSNLETSGYAALLPEDSDKSALAIKRAVKRLADAEVAVIISDTFGRPWREGCTNVAIGVAGILPLIDYRGQKDPTGYLMRASILAVADELASATEPIMGKLNRIPAAIVRGYDYPKGNGTSRSLVRDPTHDMFR
- the npdG gene encoding NADPH-dependent F420 reductase is translated as MHHTIAFIGGTGPEGLGLAVRFAHAGDTVIIGSRKIERAQEAAETIKKSVPHAKAQGMENDAAARAADIVMITVPFSGQKDTLEQLREAIGEKIVVDTVVPLQFEKGKIRALILEEGSATQQAQKLLPNAKVVGAFHNLSAHDLAKVDHDMGSDVVVCGDHPEAKKTVMALAHKIKGVRAVDAGGLETARYIEDITALLLNINKIYKAHSSIKIVGV